The nucleotide sequence GGCCTCAGTATTTATGCAGTGGTTCACTGGCCTGTTTGAAGTATGAAAGAAGTCTTTCCGTTCTGGACCTGAATGCAGAGAAACAATGAAACTCTTCCAGAGGTAATATTATCCTGTTCTGGAATGGAATGATGAATAAAGACATATCGTGGCTGGCATCACAGGTGATCTATGAGATCTTTCCTGATCGATTTGCGATCGGCAAGAGATACCGCCCTGAGGAAAAGCGTGCCCTGCCCTGTTATGGCAGGGCAACGGACTATGTGGTGCGGGACTGGCAGGCGCGGCCCAACCCCTTAACCGGGACCAAGGAGTTTTTTGGCGGCGACCTGTACGGGATTATTGACCGCCTGAATTACCTGCAGGACCTTGGCGTTACCATCTTATACCTCACCCCTCTCTTTTTCGCCCCTTCCAACCATAAGTACGATACCACGGATTTTCTCGAGATTGATGAACAGTTCGGCGGCAAGGAAGCCTTGGTGGAACTGATTCATGCGCTCCATGCGCGCAAGATGTATCTTTTTCTTGACATCGCCTTTAATCACATCAGTGATACCCATCCCTGGTTCATCGCTGCTACCCGCAATGAGCAGCCGTACAGGAATTTCTTTATCCCCTCGGCTGGGTTCCTGGACGATGAGTTTCGCTTCCCGGACGCCCCTGATTTTTCTCTGGATGAGTTTCAAGGGCTATTCTCTGTTGAAGGCTTATGCAAGGCCATCGCAAGCCATGGTGTAAGGCCGTTGCCAGCCCCTGCAAAAGGGGGAGAATGGCTCAAGATCGATTGGCTGAATACGCTGCTCACGGACCATGGGCTCTATCAAGAACTGCTGAGCTCTGCCCAGGTCTGGAAGAGCAAGGCGGAGGAGAAGGGCGCTTTTGAGAAACTGCGCGTGCAATACGAGAAGACGGGCCATAAGGAGGATCTCAAAAGCGTCGTTCGCTTCCTTATGGAACGAGCCTATCCTGGGGAAACGCCCAAGGTTCAGGACAGACCTTTGGTGAAACGACTCTGTGGAAAAATAAGGGCAGACTTTGATGGCATCATTGAGGGCATCGTTACAGTTCCCGAGAACAGCGTGGCCTGGCTTAATGCCTTTATCCAGATCCCTGATCTTTACGAGCAGATCATCGTCAACAAGGGCAAGACCCTTGACCAGACAATCCAAGCCACCCTTGAGACCCTCAAGGCGAAGTATGACAAGTCGCAAGGTGCAGCTGAGCTGGCAAGGCTCAACCGCTCTCTGCTGGAGGCCTTGTATCCCCAGGAAACACCGATGAGCTATCAGGCCTGGCAGGGCTACCAGCCCATGCCTGAGCTCAATCTCATGGAGAGGGAGCTCCAGGGGCGGCTGTACCGTCATGAGGACAGCGTGCTGCAGCACTATCTCCGCTTGGGCGTGGATGGCTTCCGTTTTGATGCGGCCAATGATGTGGGACTCAAGACCATAGAAGATATCCGCCAGGCCCTGCACGAGCGCTTCCCTCATGCCGTTTTTATAGGTGAACTGACCACCTATGCGGGTGACTGGATTGATCAGGAGCGCAGGTTTCATGGGGTCATGAATTATTACCTCCATGGTGCCTTGTCTGCCTGGCTCAAGGGCGAGATCTCCTCCCTGCAGGTGAACCTTACGGTCAATGAGTACTACCAGGGATATGGCCGAGAAGGGGCCCTTTGCTCCTGGAATATTCTCTCGAGCCACGACACGGCCCGCCTGAAGACCTTGTTCTCCGACGAGAAGGTGCGAACCCTTGCCCTTATCTCCCAGTTTACCCTTCCTGGCCTGCCCTTTATCTATTATGGGGAAGAGATTGGCATGGAAGGCGGACCAGACCCGGACTGCCGGCGTCCCATGGTCTGGGACGAAACCCTGTGGGATAGCAGTACCTTGGCCCTGTACCGAAGACTCCTTGCAATTAGGCAGGAGAGGGCGGAACTGCGAGAGGGGCGCTTTACGATGCTGGGCCATAAAATGGTTTCAGATGCCCTTGCCTTTCTCCGCTATACGGAAAAAATTAATGAAGTTGCCCTGGTGGTGATCAACAGAAGCTGCGCCCCCTTACAGGAACGGGTCTTTCTCCCCCATGCCCATCTCTATCAAGGACTACGTCTCAAAGACCTCCTCGCTCCTGCGCAGACCTTTGCCATAGAGTCTGGTGGCAGTATTGCCTTGGATATACCTGCTCAGGCAGCAGCCATTCTGGTGCCGGATGACACCGCCTTTGTCAATTATGATTTTTATAAGGCCCGAAGTCTGGCTGCGCAGTAAGAAAGAGAGAGCTCGTTGGGGCGTGAGCAGCTGATACCCTAGCAGGGGCCTTACCTTTGTCCCTCAGCTGGGGGGCAAATTCTCAACGCAATGCAAAACGGACAGGGACCTTCACCCACATGGATTG is from Candidatus Electrothrix sp. GW3-4 and encodes:
- a CDS encoding alpha-amylase family glycosyl hydrolase, giving the protein MMNKDISWLASQVIYEIFPDRFAIGKRYRPEEKRALPCYGRATDYVVRDWQARPNPLTGTKEFFGGDLYGIIDRLNYLQDLGVTILYLTPLFFAPSNHKYDTTDFLEIDEQFGGKEALVELIHALHARKMYLFLDIAFNHISDTHPWFIAATRNEQPYRNFFIPSAGFLDDEFRFPDAPDFSLDEFQGLFSVEGLCKAIASHGVRPLPAPAKGGEWLKIDWLNTLLTDHGLYQELLSSAQVWKSKAEEKGAFEKLRVQYEKTGHKEDLKSVVRFLMERAYPGETPKVQDRPLVKRLCGKIRADFDGIIEGIVTVPENSVAWLNAFIQIPDLYEQIIVNKGKTLDQTIQATLETLKAKYDKSQGAAELARLNRSLLEALYPQETPMSYQAWQGYQPMPELNLMERELQGRLYRHEDSVLQHYLRLGVDGFRFDAANDVGLKTIEDIRQALHERFPHAVFIGELTTYAGDWIDQERRFHGVMNYYLHGALSAWLKGEISSLQVNLTVNEYYQGYGREGALCSWNILSSHDTARLKTLFSDEKVRTLALISQFTLPGLPFIYYGEEIGMEGGPDPDCRRPMVWDETLWDSSTLALYRRLLAIRQERAELREGRFTMLGHKMVSDALAFLRYTEKINEVALVVINRSCAPLQERVFLPHAHLYQGLRLKDLLAPAQTFAIESGGSIALDIPAQAAAILVPDDTAFVNYDFYKARSLAAQ